From the Mangifera indica cultivar Alphonso chromosome 10, CATAS_Mindica_2.1, whole genome shotgun sequence genome, one window contains:
- the LOC123226741 gene encoding uncharacterized protein LOC123226741 produces MESSGQGKSTEAPLVSVGVKDNKAPWSSLFTPKESCTKLEYYEPKGRDAKGRVCVAPPLEIAEEGAAKWRTCAVGFFLGKRPPFLTVKRTLEKIWASYGLREVMTSGQGVFILKFQDMDGVSRAVEVGQITIGGQPFIVRKWTTNLPMMINDVKKVAIWVRLYGIPLEFWSPKGLSYIASAIGNPLYMDAVTEGGTRLEFARICIEIKVDAECPETINLTLPNGENLVINVEYSWKPLKCNGCQCFGHSTANCHFAPKHEGSTSSWKNLKDGDGMITTKKLIGKDSKLKVANGNDKKAKGKGVEIHNLGGNTNKNNRYSALAIHEANEQIKRSTMMVEEVYPEKTNEEVISAGKEKLNEASTSKSSQGTTAKGIDKEEEEASTNGGEDLVIEGSPTIVPFGGKLKVDEMDFRKKEVDAKTMSLGKKLAKLKKANSTPLSSK; encoded by the coding sequence ATGGAGTCTTCTGGTCAAGGAAAATCTACTGAAGCTCCCTTGGTTTCCGTTGGTGTAAAAGATAATAAGGCTCCTTGGAGCTCCCTCTTCACCCCAAAGGAGTCATGTACTAAGCTGGAATATTATGAGCCTAAAGGAAGAGATGCAAAAGGGCGTGTGTGTGTTGCCCCTCCACTAGAAATTGCGGAAGAGGGTGCTGCAAAATGGAGAACCTGTGCGGTAGGATTCTTCCTAGGCAAAAGGCCTCCATTCTTGACTGTAAAAAGAACACTAGAGAAGATATGGGCATCATACGGACTAAGAGAGGTTATGACTTCTGGTCAAGgagtttttatattaaaatttcaagacATGGATGGAGTCTCTAGAGCGGTGGAAGTAGGACAGATTACAATTGGTGGACAGCCGTTTATAGttcggaaatggactacaaaccttCCCATGATGATCAATGATGTCAAAAAGGTGGCTATATGGGTGAGATTGTATGGCATTCCACTTGAGTTTTGGTCTCCAAAAGgacttagctacatagcaagtgcCATTGGGAATCCTCTTTATATGGATGCTGTTACGGAAGGAGGGACAAGATTAGAGTTTGCACGGATATGTATTGAGATCAAAGTGGATGCGGAATGCCCGGAGACTATCAACTTAACTCTTCCAAATGGTGAAAACTTGGTGATCAATGTAGAGTATAGCTGGAAACCACTAAAATGCAATGGGTGCCAATGCTTTGGACACTCCACTGCCAATTGTCATTTTGCTCCGAAACATGAAGGTAGTACATCTTCATGGAAAAACCTCAAGGATGGGGATGGAATGATAACAACAAAGAAGCTAATTGGGAAAGACAGTAAACTAAAGGTGGCAAacggcaatgacaaaaaggccAAAGGTAAAGGCGTGGAGATTCATAATTTGGGGGGAAACACAAATAAGAACAATAGATATTCAGCTTTAGCCATCCATGAGGCCAATGAACAAATCAAAAGGAGCACAATGATGGTAGAAGAGGTATACCCGGAGAAAACCAATGAAGAAGTCATTTCGGCAGGAAAAGAAAAGTTGAATGAAGCTAGCACTTCCAAGAGTAGTCAAGGTACAACAGCTAAAGGAATAGataaggaggaagaagaagctaGTACAAATGGGGGGGAGGACTTGGTAATTGAGGGCTCTCCAACAATAGTCCCATTCGGAGGAAAActaaaggtggatgagatggattttaGGAAGAAGGAAGTGGATGCAAAGACTATGAGCTTGgggaaaaaattggcaaagctcAAGAAAGCAAATTCCACTCCACTATCATCCAAATGA